A window of the Microbacterium sp. AZCO genome harbors these coding sequences:
- a CDS encoding ROK family transcriptional regulator translates to MELFQLLRDGTPRTRAQLAKSTGLARSTIAARVDELMRMGLIRPVADAASTGGRPPSQFALNPSARVVLAVDIGASHTTVAVMDLTGAILAKRSEQLPVAEGPVPVLTRMVDAAVGVLEDSGRDIRSLVGMGIGVPGPVEHSTGQPVNPPIMPGWDRFDVPGWVQQHLEVPVLVDNDVNIMALGERATAWPTTTHLMFVKVATGIGAGVISGGELQRGAQGVAGDIGHVQVARGSDVPCHCGNRGCLEALASGPAIARALREQGVPAESGDDVIALVKRGNLDAIQAVRQAGRDIGEVLTACVSLMNPSVIALGGSMARVGEHLIAGVREVVYSRSMPLATEHLAIVQSAAAENAAVIGAGMLAMDHALSPEAFHSLAG, encoded by the coding sequence ATGGAGCTCTTCCAGCTCCTGCGCGACGGAACCCCCCGCACGCGGGCACAGCTCGCCAAATCGACGGGGCTGGCGCGGTCGACGATCGCGGCGCGCGTCGACGAGCTGATGCGGATGGGTCTCATCAGGCCAGTGGCGGATGCCGCGTCGACGGGCGGACGGCCGCCCTCGCAGTTCGCGCTGAATCCGAGCGCCCGCGTCGTGCTGGCCGTCGACATCGGCGCTTCGCACACGACGGTCGCGGTCATGGACCTGACCGGCGCGATCCTCGCCAAGCGCAGCGAGCAGCTCCCGGTCGCCGAGGGGCCTGTGCCCGTGCTCACGCGGATGGTCGACGCTGCGGTCGGGGTGCTCGAGGACTCCGGCCGCGACATCCGCTCGCTCGTCGGCATGGGCATCGGGGTGCCCGGGCCGGTCGAGCACTCGACCGGACAGCCGGTCAACCCGCCGATCATGCCCGGCTGGGACCGCTTCGACGTGCCGGGGTGGGTGCAGCAGCACCTCGAGGTGCCCGTGCTCGTCGACAACGACGTGAACATCATGGCTCTCGGCGAGCGTGCGACGGCCTGGCCCACGACGACGCATCTGATGTTCGTCAAGGTCGCGACCGGCATCGGGGCGGGTGTCATCTCCGGCGGCGAGCTGCAGCGCGGTGCACAGGGCGTCGCGGGCGACATCGGGCACGTGCAGGTGGCGCGCGGCTCCGACGTGCCGTGCCACTGCGGCAACCGCGGGTGCCTGGAGGCCCTCGCCTCCGGCCCCGCCATCGCCCGCGCACTCCGTGAGCAGGGCGTACCCGCCGAGAGCGGCGACGACGTCATCGCGCTGGTGAAGCGCGGCAACCTCGACGCGATCCAGGCGGTGCGACAGGCCGGCCGTGACATCGGCGAGGTGCTGACGGCCTGCGTGAGCCTCATGAACCCGTCGGTCATCGCCCTCGGCGGCTCGATGGCGCGCGTCGGGGAGCATCTCATCGCGGGCGTCCGCGAGGTGGTCTACTCGCGGTCGATGCCGCTTGCGACGGAGCACCTCGCGATCGTGCAGAGCGCGGCGGCGGAGAACGCAGCGGTGATCGGCGCGGGAATGCTGGCGATGGACCACGCCCTCTCGCCCGAGGCCTTCCACTCCCTCGCCGGCTGA
- a CDS encoding Gfo/Idh/MocA family oxidoreductase: MGSELRIGILGAGGIAERAMVEPSRDVDGVRVDAIGARDPERAEAFAQRLDLPKHGDYETILADPDIDLVYLALPPITHAEWAVRALQAGKHVLCEKPLSVNGTTAAAIAEAAATTGRRAFVGFHYRLHGFTQRLLEVIASGVLGEVERVDIDFSIPHFVVKPGNIRLDADLGGGAVMDVGCYAADLIRAAWGEPVVESAAAVLYDDDPRIDLQTDAVLRLPSGAPAHVRASFIGDDQGAMSMRVSGSAAELAATSVIVPQWGATLRVTAGDEVLVDEKAVEGENSYARQLEHVAAVLSDGSPSILDADRGVGTMRVVDDIYRAAGLEPR; this comes from the coding sequence ATGGGATCGGAGCTGCGGATCGGCATCCTGGGTGCCGGCGGAATTGCGGAGCGTGCGATGGTGGAACCGTCGCGCGACGTCGACGGAGTCCGGGTCGACGCGATCGGGGCGCGCGACCCCGAACGCGCCGAGGCATTCGCCCAGCGGCTGGACCTTCCGAAGCACGGCGACTATGAGACGATCCTGGCCGACCCCGACATCGACCTCGTCTACCTCGCGCTGCCGCCGATCACCCACGCCGAGTGGGCGGTCCGCGCGCTGCAGGCGGGGAAGCACGTGCTGTGCGAGAAGCCGCTCTCGGTCAACGGCACGACGGCCGCGGCCATCGCCGAGGCCGCTGCCACGACGGGGCGACGTGCCTTCGTCGGCTTCCACTATCGGCTGCACGGCTTCACGCAGCGCCTGCTCGAGGTGATCGCCTCGGGCGTGCTCGGCGAGGTCGAGCGGGTCGACATCGACTTCAGCATCCCGCACTTCGTCGTCAAGCCGGGGAACATCCGGCTCGACGCCGATCTCGGCGGCGGGGCCGTCATGGACGTCGGATGCTACGCCGCCGACCTCATCCGCGCCGCGTGGGGCGAGCCCGTGGTCGAGTCCGCCGCAGCCGTGCTCTACGACGACGACCCGCGGATCGACCTGCAGACCGACGCCGTCCTGCGGCTGCCGTCGGGCGCGCCCGCCCACGTGCGCGCCTCGTTCATCGGCGACGACCAGGGTGCGATGTCGATGCGGGTGTCGGGTTCGGCGGCCGAGCTCGCGGCGACGAGCGTCATCGTGCCACAGTGGGGAGCGACGCTCCGCGTCACGGCGGGCGACGAGGTGCTCGTCGACGAGAAGGCCGTCGAGGGCGAGAACAGCTACGCGCGCCAGCTCGAGCACGTCGCGGCCGTGCTGTCCGACGGCTCTCCCAGCATCCTCGATGCCGACCGCGGCGTCGGCACGATGCGGGTCGTCGACGACATCTACCGCGCCGCGGGGCTCGAACCGCGCTGA
- a CDS encoding ThuA domain-containing protein encodes MTDVLNVLILSGHMTREHDNEHRSFRLHNQWITTLLEDTGRFRVRVVEDPRGLGADVIDKYDVLIVVFEGRDGFFERAVGFGEATDAVILKFVHDDGKGIVWFHGSAAQEDRWGYPEEYNVMRGAKLSAYETGLRPRPWGEAQLDTVEPRHPITEGISARWTVTGDDILTGVDLYAGAQVLLTTFDDLEAYEKAPVWPMSHYPVEIPEGGIAELNGMNTDQPIAWINEYGTGRSFTITIGHDIDTFRRIEFIRMFPRGVEWAATGDVTLEGPDRRGERRFLPWPYYNKEG; translated from the coding sequence ATGACCGACGTTCTGAACGTGCTCATCCTCTCGGGCCACATGACCCGCGAGCACGACAACGAGCACCGCAGCTTCCGCCTGCACAATCAGTGGATCACGACGCTGCTGGAGGACACCGGACGCTTCAGGGTGCGCGTCGTGGAGGACCCGCGCGGGCTCGGCGCCGACGTCATCGACAAGTACGACGTCCTGATCGTCGTCTTCGAGGGCCGCGACGGCTTCTTCGAGAGGGCCGTCGGCTTCGGAGAGGCGACGGATGCCGTGATCCTGAAGTTCGTGCATGACGACGGCAAGGGGATCGTGTGGTTCCACGGCTCCGCCGCGCAGGAGGATCGCTGGGGCTACCCCGAGGAGTACAACGTGATGCGCGGGGCGAAGCTCAGCGCATACGAGACCGGCCTCCGACCCCGGCCGTGGGGCGAGGCGCAGCTCGACACGGTCGAGCCGCGGCATCCCATCACCGAAGGGATCAGCGCCCGCTGGACGGTGACGGGCGACGACATCCTCACCGGGGTCGACCTCTACGCCGGCGCGCAGGTGCTCCTCACGACCTTCGACGATCTCGAGGCGTACGAGAAGGCGCCGGTGTGGCCCATGTCGCACTACCCGGTCGAGATCCCCGAGGGCGGCATCGCCGAGCTGAACGGCATGAACACCGACCAGCCGATCGCGTGGATCAACGAGTACGGCACGGGACGGTCGTTCACCATCACGATCGGCCACGACATCGACACGTTCCGCCGCATCGAGTTCATCCGCATGTTCCCCCGGGGCGTCGAGTGGGCCGCGACCGGTGACGTGACGCTCGAGGGGCCGGACCGCCGCGGCGAGCGGCGCTTCCTGCCGTGGCCGTACTACAACAAGGAGGGCTGA
- a CDS encoding sugar phosphate isomerase/epimerase family protein, which translates to MPRPITLFTGQWADLPFEEVARLAGEWGYDGLEIACWGDHLDVSRWDDEEYVQSRLDILERNGLKVWAISNHLTGQAVCDDPIDQRHRDILSDRVWGDGDPEGVRERAAEDMKNTARIAARLGVTQVNGFTGSSIWKAVAMFPPASDEWIDAGYKDFADRWHPILDVFEEEGVRFGLEVHPSEIAYDYWTAKRTLEAIGHRESFGLNFDPSHFMWQQLDPVAFVLDFADHIFHVHVKESITNLDGRNGVLGSHLPWANPRRGWTFVSTGHGAVPWEPLFRALNAIGYDGPTSVEWEDAGMDRLDGAPEALAFVRKLNAITPPAAAFDAAFSTKTD; encoded by the coding sequence ATGCCGCGTCCGATCACGCTGTTCACGGGCCAGTGGGCCGATCTTCCGTTCGAGGAGGTCGCCCGTCTCGCGGGCGAATGGGGCTACGACGGCCTCGAGATCGCGTGCTGGGGAGACCACCTCGACGTCTCCCGGTGGGACGACGAGGAGTACGTGCAGTCCCGCCTCGACATCCTCGAGCGCAACGGGCTGAAGGTCTGGGCGATCTCCAACCACCTCACCGGGCAGGCGGTGTGCGACGACCCCATCGATCAGCGCCACCGCGACATCCTCTCCGACCGCGTGTGGGGCGACGGAGACCCGGAGGGCGTTCGCGAGCGCGCCGCAGAGGACATGAAGAACACGGCCCGCATCGCCGCGAGGCTCGGCGTGACCCAGGTCAACGGCTTCACCGGCTCGTCGATCTGGAAGGCCGTCGCGATGTTCCCGCCGGCCTCCGACGAGTGGATCGACGCCGGCTACAAGGACTTCGCCGACCGCTGGCATCCGATCCTCGACGTGTTCGAGGAGGAGGGCGTCCGCTTCGGACTCGAGGTGCACCCGTCGGAGATCGCGTACGACTACTGGACCGCCAAGCGCACCCTCGAGGCGATCGGGCACCGGGAGTCGTTCGGCCTGAACTTCGACCCGTCGCACTTCATGTGGCAGCAGCTCGACCCGGTGGCGTTCGTGCTCGACTTCGCCGACCACATCTTCCACGTGCACGTGAAGGAGTCGATCACCAACCTCGACGGCCGCAACGGCGTGCTCGGCTCCCACCTGCCGTGGGCCAACCCGCGAAGGGGATGGACCTTCGTCTCCACCGGCCACGGCGCCGTGCCGTGGGAGCCGCTCTTCCGCGCGCTCAACGCGATCGGCTACGACGGCCCGACCTCGGTCGAGTGGGAGGACGCCGGCATGGACCGCCTCGACGGCGCACCCGAGGCCCTCGCCTTCGTCCGCAAGCTCAACGCCATCACCCCGCCGGCCGCGGCCTTCGACGCCGCGTTCTCGACCAAGACCGACTGA
- a CDS encoding Gfo/Idh/MocA family oxidoreductase has protein sequence MTLRQAQGRQGRPLRVAMIGYGFMGAAHSVGWRQAPRVFALPEAVEMAVVVGRNAEAVRDAAAQWGWQESATDWREVIARDDIDIVDIVTPGDSHAEIAIAALEAGKHVLCEKPLANTVEEAEAMADAASRAAARGVRSMVGFTYRRVPAVTFLRDLIAQGAVGTIAQVRAAYRQDWLVDPAMPLAWRLQKEHAGSGALGDIGAHIIDMTQFVTGLSVDAVSGVVDTIVTQRPLADAGPMSLAKGSGESTTGYGEVTVDDVAIFTGRLSTGALVSFEATRFATGRKNDLSIEVSGDKGALRFDLEDLNTLWFYDRTAPEATQGFTRILVTEAQHPYVGAWWPAGHMLGYEHGFSHQVVDLVTAIAEGTDPHPSFDEGLSVQRVLAAVEESSANDSAWVRISARQPANR, from the coding sequence ATGACCCTTCGACAGGCTCAGGGCAGGCAGGGCAGGCCGCTTCGCGTCGCCATGATCGGCTACGGCTTCATGGGCGCCGCGCACTCGGTCGGCTGGCGCCAGGCGCCACGCGTCTTCGCGCTGCCCGAGGCCGTCGAGATGGCGGTCGTGGTGGGTCGCAATGCCGAGGCGGTTCGGGATGCCGCGGCTCAGTGGGGCTGGCAGGAGTCGGCCACCGACTGGCGCGAGGTGATCGCGCGTGACGACATCGACATCGTCGACATCGTGACGCCGGGCGACTCGCACGCCGAGATCGCGATCGCCGCCCTCGAGGCGGGCAAGCACGTCCTGTGCGAGAAGCCGCTCGCGAACACGGTCGAAGAGGCCGAGGCGATGGCGGACGCGGCGTCCCGCGCCGCCGCGCGCGGGGTCCGCTCGATGGTCGGCTTCACCTACCGTCGCGTGCCGGCGGTGACGTTCCTGCGCGATCTGATCGCGCAGGGCGCCGTCGGCACGATCGCGCAGGTGCGCGCCGCGTACCGGCAGGACTGGCTCGTCGATCCCGCGATGCCGCTCGCATGGCGCCTGCAGAAGGAGCACGCCGGCTCCGGCGCGCTCGGCGACATCGGCGCCCACATCATCGACATGACGCAGTTCGTGACGGGGCTTTCGGTGGATGCGGTCTCGGGCGTGGTCGACACGATCGTGACGCAGCGTCCGCTCGCCGACGCAGGGCCTATGAGCCTGGCGAAGGGCTCGGGGGAAAGCACGACAGGCTACGGCGAGGTCACCGTCGACGACGTCGCGATCTTCACGGGGCGGCTGTCCACGGGCGCGCTCGTCTCGTTCGAGGCGACGCGCTTCGCGACGGGACGCAAGAACGACCTGTCGATCGAGGTGTCCGGCGACAAGGGCGCCCTGCGCTTCGACCTCGAAGACCTCAACACGCTCTGGTTCTACGACCGCACGGCGCCCGAGGCGACGCAGGGCTTCACGCGGATCCTCGTCACCGAGGCGCAGCATCCCTATGTCGGCGCATGGTGGCCGGCGGGCCACATGCTCGGCTACGAGCACGGCTTCAGCCACCAGGTCGTCGACCTCGTGACCGCGATCGCGGAGGGCACCGACCCGCATCCGTCGTTCGACGAGGGCCTGTCGGTGCAGCGCGTGCTGGCCGCCGTCGAGGAGAGCTCGGCCAACGATTCGGCGTGGGTGCGGATCAGCGCCAGGCAGCCGGCGAATCGATGA
- a CDS encoding DUF6379 domain-containing protein: MATHDSLFADEDVRRTENGVAVSLQLPWYRSLWLSAVDDVAASVNGAPVPTENLRFALNGQEYRIEELPEQWETLWFVADRPDVLIDLGRAPEPGEKLTVEVVLTMRLLYMQIMPGVDGGPGRYVTNRVPVEREVVLA; the protein is encoded by the coding sequence ATGGCAACGCACGATTCCCTCTTCGCCGACGAGGACGTCCGCCGCACCGAGAACGGCGTCGCCGTCTCGCTGCAGCTCCCGTGGTACCGCAGCCTGTGGCTGTCGGCGGTGGACGATGTCGCGGCATCCGTCAACGGCGCTCCGGTGCCGACTGAGAACCTGCGCTTCGCGCTGAACGGGCAGGAGTACCGCATCGAGGAGCTCCCCGAGCAGTGGGAGACGCTCTGGTTCGTCGCGGACCGTCCCGACGTCCTGATCGACCTCGGCCGCGCGCCCGAGCCCGGGGAGAAGCTCACCGTCGAGGTCGTCCTGACGATGCGCCTGCTCTACATGCAGATCATGCCGGGGGTCGACGGCGGCCCCGGCCGGTACGTCACCAACCGCGTGCCGGTCGAGCGCGAGGTCGTGCTCGCATGA
- a CDS encoding nuclear transport factor 2 family protein, whose protein sequence is MSDVSTPELVERSTTGVTDISVAELAAELADLREQLAVAQRLAQRAEDRGQVENLFNRYMYLHNAFQDEQIIPLWVKEGTEGIRARYTNAGQYTTWESVTRYHRGRPTPEGKLILHATTTPVIEVAADGRTAKGVWLMAGTESGLTDPKVAEAFPDMYSPEEVLGKKVWAHWVWCKYAIDFLKQDGEWKFWKFRCYELARAPFEENWVSFGLKNQGAFDLDLMYFGDDGKPVFMPPADEPVPSTNHPYSPQTVQRLEPAPPVPHETFTDTYA, encoded by the coding sequence ATGTCTGACGTCTCGACGCCTGAGCTCGTCGAACGCTCGACGACCGGGGTGACCGACATCTCGGTGGCGGAGCTCGCCGCCGAGCTCGCGGACCTCCGCGAGCAGCTCGCCGTGGCCCAGCGACTGGCGCAGCGCGCCGAGGACCGCGGCCAGGTCGAGAACCTGTTCAACCGCTACATGTACCTGCACAACGCGTTCCAGGACGAGCAGATCATCCCGCTCTGGGTCAAGGAGGGCACGGAGGGGATCCGCGCCCGCTACACCAACGCCGGGCAGTACACGACGTGGGAGAGTGTGACGCGCTACCACCGCGGCCGCCCGACGCCCGAGGGCAAGCTCATCCTGCACGCCACCACGACACCCGTCATCGAGGTCGCTGCCGACGGGCGGACCGCGAAGGGCGTCTGGCTCATGGCCGGCACGGAGTCGGGCCTGACCGACCCGAAGGTCGCCGAGGCGTTCCCCGACATGTACTCGCCCGAGGAGGTGCTCGGCAAGAAGGTCTGGGCGCACTGGGTGTGGTGCAAGTACGCGATCGACTTCCTCAAGCAGGACGGCGAGTGGAAGTTCTGGAAGTTCCGCTGCTACGAGCTGGCCCGCGCCCCCTTCGAGGAGAACTGGGTGAGCTTCGGCCTGAAGAACCAGGGCGCGTTCGACCTCGACCTCATGTACTTCGGCGACGACGGCAAGCCCGTCTTCATGCCGCCGGCCGATGAGCCGGTTCCCTCCACCAACCACCCGTACAGCCCGCAGACCGTCCAGAGGCTCGAGCCGGCACCGCCCGTGCCGCACGAGACCTTCACCGACACCTACGCCTGA
- a CDS encoding TIM barrel protein has translation MTDGIAGTGIQLGTTLYSMTSEFAARVYTPETLIAAVAENGIGPGVEFNIAQLLRTYPDVDAEFVKLWFDSLEKYGLEASAVGTNLDMGRRKDRDMTPDEEHDFLARQLKTANTLGFKKIVIRSAGKELLRRLLPLAEQYDQYLGYEIHAPSGPNDPKVVEIREVYDELQSERLGFTADFSSTMHSLSPTLLAQLGKMGMDEKHFSVMDEIWHEPTPMHVRNQKFEDYLTGEGVDPLTFGPFTRLAFNMHGLVPPEEWLDIMPQIFHVHAKFYDIGADGEEPAMDIPRIVRQFVEGGYRGYLSSEWEGHAFQDLGEADPIDLVKKQHALMRKAIEDTVAAKETANV, from the coding sequence ATGACCGACGGCATCGCCGGCACCGGCATCCAGCTCGGCACGACCCTCTACTCGATGACGAGCGAGTTCGCCGCCCGGGTGTACACGCCCGAGACGCTCATCGCCGCCGTCGCCGAGAACGGCATCGGCCCCGGCGTCGAGTTCAACATCGCGCAGCTGCTGCGCACCTACCCCGACGTCGACGCCGAGTTCGTGAAGCTCTGGTTCGACTCGCTGGAGAAGTACGGCCTCGAGGCGAGCGCCGTCGGCACGAACCTCGACATGGGCCGCCGCAAGGACCGGGACATGACGCCGGACGAGGAGCACGACTTCCTCGCGCGCCAGCTGAAGACGGCGAACACCCTCGGGTTCAAGAAGATCGTCATCCGCTCCGCCGGCAAGGAGCTGCTGCGGCGGCTGCTTCCCCTGGCCGAGCAGTACGACCAGTACCTCGGCTACGAGATCCACGCACCCTCGGGTCCGAACGACCCCAAGGTCGTCGAGATCCGCGAGGTGTACGACGAGCTGCAGTCCGAGCGGCTGGGCTTCACGGCCGACTTCTCCTCGACGATGCACAGCCTCTCGCCGACGCTGCTCGCGCAGCTGGGGAAGATGGGCATGGACGAGAAGCACTTCTCGGTCATGGACGAGATCTGGCACGAGCCGACGCCCATGCACGTCCGCAACCAGAAGTTCGAGGACTACCTGACCGGCGAAGGCGTCGACCCGCTCACCTTCGGCCCGTTCACGCGTCTCGCCTTCAACATGCACGGCCTCGTGCCGCCGGAGGAGTGGCTCGACATCATGCCGCAGATCTTCCACGTGCACGCGAAGTTCTACGACATCGGCGCCGACGGCGAAGAGCCCGCGATGGACATCCCGCGCATCGTGCGCCAGTTCGTCGAGGGCGGCTACCGGGGCTACCTGTCCAGCGAGTGGGAGGGACACGCCTTCCAGGATCTCGGCGAGGCCGACCCGATCGATCTCGTCAAGAAGCAGCACGCGCTGATGCGCAAGGCCATCGAAGACACGGTCGCGGCGAAGGAGACGGCGAATGTCTGA
- a CDS encoding TIM barrel protein, with product MTAQAKGSPIQGVTLYSFTRAFHGREYDLEGLIRKAAAENFGPGLEIIGFSSFRGFPEIDDHYAGWFKDLIAETGLVTTSLAVNADIGIHRDRLLSQDELLEYMRRQIAAAAKLGFPIARVQISITPDSMEALAPIAEEYGVTLALEVHADQYASHPRILALRDRYEKVGSPFLGFTMDWGATVSGFAPSLIEAYRRRGASEELLSAATGLWDEFYQQGPPADQADHGQRFGRFIGLAAQHGRPDLGIDMGINATGLFGPARVDDWLEIFPWIKHVHGKFFGIDENHEEPSVPVRDLIRLLVENGYNGAVSSEYEGWHWNYWQSPFDIIRDEQAVQRSAAADAGSRMTTDLAEARAQLAAWLPTTEGASA from the coding sequence ATGACCGCGCAGGCGAAAGGCTCGCCCATCCAGGGCGTCACCCTCTACAGCTTCACCCGCGCCTTCCACGGCCGCGAGTACGACCTGGAGGGCCTGATCCGCAAGGCCGCGGCCGAGAACTTCGGTCCGGGCCTGGAGATCATCGGCTTCTCGAGCTTCCGCGGCTTCCCCGAGATCGACGACCACTACGCCGGCTGGTTCAAGGACCTGATCGCCGAGACCGGGCTCGTGACGACGTCGCTCGCCGTGAACGCCGACATCGGCATCCATCGCGATCGCCTCCTCAGCCAGGACGAGCTGCTCGAGTACATGCGCCGGCAGATCGCGGCTGCCGCGAAGCTCGGCTTCCCCATCGCACGCGTGCAGATCTCGATCACTCCCGACTCGATGGAGGCCCTCGCGCCGATCGCCGAGGAGTACGGCGTCACGCTCGCGCTCGAGGTGCACGCCGACCAGTACGCCTCGCACCCGCGGATCCTCGCCCTCCGCGACCGCTACGAGAAGGTCGGCTCGCCGTTCCTCGGCTTCACGATGGACTGGGGCGCGACGGTGTCGGGCTTCGCGCCCTCGCTCATCGAGGCGTACCGCCGCCGCGGCGCCTCGGAGGAGCTGCTCTCCGCCGCCACAGGACTCTGGGACGAGTTCTACCAGCAGGGGCCGCCCGCCGATCAGGCCGATCACGGCCAGCGCTTCGGCCGCTTCATCGGCCTCGCCGCCCAGCACGGCCGTCCCGACCTCGGCATCGACATGGGCATCAACGCGACCGGCCTGTTCGGGCCCGCGCGCGTCGACGACTGGCTCGAAATCTTCCCGTGGATCAAGCACGTCCACGGCAAGTTCTTCGGCATCGACGAGAACCATGAAGAGCCCTCGGTTCCCGTGCGCGACCTCATCCGCCTGCTCGTGGAGAACGGCTACAACGGAGCCGTCTCGAGCGAATACGAGGGGTGGCACTGGAACTACTGGCAGAGCCCGTTCGACATCATCCGCGACGAGCAGGCCGTGCAGCGCTCCGCCGCCGCCGACGCCGGCTCGCGCATGACCACCGACCTCGCCGAGGCGCGGGCCCAGCTCGCCGCCTGGCTCCCCACCACCGAAGGAGCGTCAGCATGA
- a CDS encoding DUF6379 domain-containing protein produces the protein MIPDRIIEQGTLTTDGSRAAVEVRLPWYRALPASCIAGAKLTVDGVEAPAESLRWEMNGRTFTFPELVPNTEEWWFPTDSAVLSGDIPVTEDAEHTVAVELVLYIPYIVIGADEVLHIEEKDTKTMSARKAVAA, from the coding sequence GTGATCCCCGATCGCATCATCGAGCAGGGAACGCTCACGACCGACGGCTCTCGCGCCGCAGTGGAGGTGCGCCTGCCCTGGTACCGGGCGCTGCCGGCCTCGTGCATCGCCGGAGCGAAGCTCACGGTGGACGGCGTCGAGGCGCCCGCCGAGTCGCTGCGCTGGGAGATGAACGGCCGCACGTTCACCTTCCCCGAGCTCGTCCCGAACACCGAGGAGTGGTGGTTCCCCACGGACTCCGCCGTCCTGTCGGGTGACATCCCGGTCACTGAGGACGCAGAGCACACGGTCGCCGTCGAGCTCGTCCTCTACATCCCTTACATCGTGATCGGCGCCGACGAGGTGCTGCACATCGAGGAGAAGGACACCAAGACGATGTCCGCACGGAAGGCGGTGGCGGCATGA
- a CDS encoding GMC oxidoreductase codes for MSRYPESVDVAIVGSGPTGAAYARILSEQAPDAVVAMFEVGPSVSTPAGAHVKNIEDEALRQEAQRRSQGPAAEEATVRNPGAVTSGMRRARPGTYLLPEGYQVDGEDGLPVAAFSSNVGGMAAHWTGACPRPGGSERISFLTDLDELLGEADRLLGVTTDAFDRAPFTALVRERLAAAVDDGREEWARVQRMPLAVHRREDGRLVWSGSDIVLGDVTRQNPNFSLFDESLVTSVLTEDGRAAGVRVRDLRTGEQHDVHARFVVVAADALRTPQVLWASGIRPDALGRTLNDQAQVVYAARIKDAAEVAAASGAGAPSLGTDEVIDGPLSEQSGVSWVPFTDDKPFHGQIMQLDASPVPLAGDDPVVPGSIVGLGLFCAKDLQWDDRVEFSADEVDSYGMPAMTIHYRLTDRDHEILDAARAEIVELAKAVGEPIGDRPFTMPLGASLHYQGTTRMGETDDGRSVCSPDSQVWDVPGLFVAGNGVIPTATACNPTLTSVALAVRGALHIARTLASV; via the coding sequence GTGAGCAGGTACCCCGAATCGGTAGACGTCGCCATCGTCGGCAGCGGCCCGACGGGCGCGGCGTACGCCCGCATCCTGAGCGAGCAGGCGCCGGATGCCGTCGTCGCGATGTTCGAGGTCGGGCCGAGCGTGTCGACGCCCGCCGGGGCGCACGTCAAGAACATCGAGGACGAGGCCCTCCGCCAGGAGGCGCAGCGCAGGTCGCAAGGGCCGGCCGCCGAAGAGGCGACGGTCCGCAACCCCGGCGCCGTCACCTCCGGCATGCGCCGTGCACGGCCGGGCACCTACTTGCTCCCGGAGGGCTACCAGGTCGACGGCGAAGACGGCCTCCCGGTCGCCGCTTTCTCGAGCAATGTCGGCGGCATGGCCGCGCACTGGACCGGTGCGTGCCCGCGCCCGGGCGGAAGCGAGCGCATCTCGTTCCTGACCGACCTCGACGAGCTGCTCGGCGAGGCGGACCGGCTCCTCGGGGTCACGACCGACGCCTTCGACCGCGCTCCGTTCACCGCACTCGTGCGTGAGCGGCTCGCGGCGGCGGTCGACGACGGCCGCGAGGAGTGGGCGCGGGTCCAGCGCATGCCGCTCGCCGTGCACCGCCGCGAAGACGGGCGCCTGGTGTGGTCGGGGTCGGACATCGTGCTCGGCGACGTGACGCGGCAGAACCCGAACTTCTCGCTCTTCGACGAGTCGCTCGTCACGTCGGTGCTGACCGAGGACGGGCGGGCGGCCGGCGTGCGCGTGCGCGACCTGCGCACCGGCGAACAGCACGACGTCCACGCACGATTCGTGGTCGTCGCGGCCGACGCCCTGCGCACGCCGCAGGTGCTCTGGGCCTCGGGCATCCGTCCCGACGCCCTCGGCCGCACGCTCAACGACCAGGCCCAGGTCGTCTACGCCGCGCGCATCAAGGATGCGGCCGAGGTCGCGGCCGCGTCCGGCGCCGGCGCCCCGTCGCTCGGCACCGACGAGGTGATCGACGGGCCGCTCAGCGAGCAGAGCGGCGTGAGCTGGGTGCCCTTCACCGACGACAAGCCGTTCCACGGACAGATCATGCAACTGGATGCCTCGCCTGTGCCGCTCGCGGGCGACGACCCGGTCGTCCCCGGGTCGATCGTCGGACTCGGCCTCTTCTGCGCGAAGGACCTCCAGTGGGACGACCGCGTCGAGTTCTCGGCCGACGAGGTCGACAGCTACGGCATGCCCGCGATGACGATCCACTACCGCCTCACGGATCGCGATCACGAGATCCTCGACGCCGCGCGCGCCGAGATCGTCGAACTCGCCAAGGCCGTCGGCGAGCCGATCGGGGATCGCCCGTTCACGATGCCGCTGGGTGCCTCGCTGCACTATCAGGGCACGACGCGCATGGGCGAGACCGACGACGGCCGGTCGGTGTGCAGCCCCGACAGCCAGGTGTGGGACGTGCCCGGCCTCTTCGTCGCCGGCAACGGCGTCATCCCGACAGCCACGGCCTGCAACCCGACGCTGACCTCGGTCGCCCTCGCGGTGCGCGGCGCCCTTCACATAGCGCGCACTCTTGCTTCTGTCTGA